From Verrucomicrobia bacterium S94, the proteins below share one genomic window:
- the ric gene encoding iron-sulfur cluster repair di-iron protein, protein MQLKQNTDYALRILMYVARSKEPLVSSREISEFYDISYSHVVKTVNRLGKFGYLELKRGRYGGGIRLGKNPAEIDIGTVVRQFETNLDIVECFDEDRNQCTIAGGCRLKALFQDALGPSSMPWKEKLWPTSFRCRPPNKDLIMNTLINPNITVGNLVVRHPQLRQKLEELGIDYCCGGKRPLTEAVEAAGQHWPETEAALLAVLEQRPEMDSTDWSSAPLSELIDHIVNTHHVFTKEQLPRLDGLLEKVQIAHGEHHGEMLGKLRLAYTAIRTELESHLMKEEQILFPLIKATEAFINGSAPRPVSHCGSVVNPIRQMEVEHDDAGDELAVMRKLTGNYTLPDGACPTFEALYDGLAALENDLHQHIHLENNILFPKAVKQEAQANA, encoded by the coding sequence ATGCAACTTAAACAGAATACCGATTATGCGCTGCGCATCCTGATGTATGTCGCCAGAAGTAAAGAACCCCTGGTCTCCTCCCGGGAAATCAGCGAATTTTATGATATCTCCTACAGCCACGTGGTGAAAACCGTGAACCGCCTGGGTAAATTCGGCTATCTCGAACTCAAACGCGGCCGCTACGGCGGCGGCATCAGGCTGGGAAAGAATCCTGCAGAGATCGACATTGGAACCGTAGTGCGTCAGTTCGAAACCAACCTCGATATTGTGGAGTGTTTCGACGAAGACCGAAACCAATGCACCATTGCCGGCGGATGCCGGCTTAAAGCCCTGTTCCAGGATGCCCTGGGGCCTTCTTCGATGCCCTGGAAGGAAAAACTCTGGCCGACATCATTCCGGTGCCGGCCTCCAAATAAGGATCTGATTATGAATACACTCATCAACCCGAACATCACCGTAGGCAACCTTGTTGTTCGCCATCCGCAATTACGTCAGAAACTCGAAGAACTCGGTATTGATTACTGCTGCGGCGGAAAACGCCCACTGACCGAAGCCGTAGAAGCCGCCGGACAACACTGGCCGGAAACCGAAGCGGCTCTGCTGGCCGTACTGGAGCAGCGGCCGGAAATGGATTCCACCGACTGGAGCTCCGCTCCGCTGAGCGAACTGATCGACCATATTGTGAACACCCACCATGTGTTTACAAAGGAACAGCTGCCCCGCCTCGATGGACTGCTGGAAAAAGTACAGATTGCCCACGGAGAACATCATGGCGAAATGCTCGGGAAACTCAGGCTGGCCTATACAGCCATCCGGACCGAACTTGAATCCCACCTGATGAAAGAGGAACAGATTCTGTTTCCGCTGATTAAAGCCACCGAAGCCTTTATCAACGGTTCAGCCCCCAGACCCGTATCCCATTGCGGCAGTGTAGTCAATCCGATCCGCCAGATGGAAGTCGAGCACGACGATGCCGGAGACGAACTGGCGGTAATGCGGAAACTGACCGGAAACTACACCCTCCCGGATGGAGCCTGCCCGACCTTCGAGGCGCTG